A part of Acropora palmata chromosome 8, jaAcrPala1.3, whole genome shotgun sequence genomic DNA contains:
- the LOC141890403 gene encoding L-2-hydroxyglutarate dehydrogenase, mitochondrial-like, which yields MFRALSALLRRNVSPRRVSFLRHRVNRGLATQGTYDVVIVGGGIIGLASARELSLRQPMLKLALVEKEKELSVHQSGKNSGVIHCGIYYTPGSLKAKLCVEGLELAYKYCDEKNIPYKRCGKIIVAVEERELPQLEKLYQRGLENGVKDLKILNSEEIKEVEPYCKGLSAILSPNTGIVDWAEVAKSYGADFKEAGGDIYTGFEVTDFTCSPESDISQEKDSGHTYPVTVHGKNVTPLSCRYVVTCGGLYSDRLAEKSGCSKDPRIVPFRGEYLKLKEDKSYLVNGNIYPVPDPNFPFLGVHFTPRIDGSVWLGPNAVLAFAREGYKLLNVNIVDLIDAIGYRGLRKLMFQYFTFGVGEYYRGIIISAQVRQLQRYIPSLKVQDVERGPAGVRAQAMDREGNLVDDFVFDGGTGDIGSRVLHVRNAPSPGATSSLAIAKMVVEKVQERFHL from the exons ATGTTTAGAGCATTAAGCGCGCTTTTGCGAAGAAATGTAAGTCCACGAAGAGTTTCTTTCCTGAGACATCGAGTGAACAG AGGGCTTGCTACACAAGGAACTTACGATGTAGTGATCGTTGGTGGAGGGATTATTGGCCTTGCATCAGCAAGAGAACTAAGCCTGAGACAGCCCATGCTGAAGCTTGCTTTggtggaaaaagaaaaggaattaT CTGTTCACCAGTCTGGCAAAAATAGTGGTGTCATCCATTGTGGAATCTATTACACACCAGGTTCCTTGAAGGCCAAACTTTGTGTGGAGGGACTGGAACTGGCCTACAAATACTGTGATGAGAAAAATATACCTTATAAGAGATGTGGAAAG ATAATAGTGGCAGTTGAAGAGAGAGAGTTGCCTCAACTTGAAAAACTCTATCAACGAGGTCTAGAAAATGGAGTGAAAGATCTTAAAATCTTGAATTCGGAAGAAATTAAAGAGGTTGAACCTTACTGCAAG GGTCTGTCTGCCATTTTATCACCCAATACTGGAATCGTGGACTGGGCTGAAGTTGCAAAAAGTTATGGAGCTGATTTCAAGGAAGCTGGAGGTGATATCTATACAGGATTTGAG GTAACAGACTTTACCTGCAGTCCTGAAAGCGACATTTCTCAGGAAAAAGATTCTG GTCACACTTATCCAGTTACAGTACATGGAAAGAATGTG ACCCCTCTCAGTTGTCGTTATGTTGTCACATGTGGAGGCCTTTACTCAGATCGCTTAGCAGAGAAATCGGGTTGCTCCAAAGATCCACGGATTGTTCCTTTCCGTGGGGAATACTTGAAgctaaaagaagacaaaagttACTTAGTCAATGGGAACATTTATCCG GTTCCAGACCCAAACTTTCCTTTCCTTGGGGTCCATTTTACCCCTCGTATTGATGGCAGCGTGTGGCTTGGGCCCAATGCAGTGTTGGCTTTTGCACGGGAAGGATACAAGCTCTTGAACGTAAACATTGTAGATCTGATTGATGCAATAGGATACCG CGGTCTTCGGAAACTCATGTTCCAATACTTTACGTTTGGCGTTGGGGAGTATTACAGAGGAATTATCATATCGGCGCAAGTCAGACAATTGCAGAGATATATTCCCAGTCTTAAGGTTCAGGATGTTGAAAG AGGCCCCGCTGGTGTTCGTGCCCAGGCTATGGACCGTGAAGGCAATTTAGTAGACGACTTTGTGTTCGACGGGGGAACAGGGGACATTGGGAGCCGAGTGCTGCACGTGAGAAATGCTCCTTCACCTGGAGCCACCTCATCTTTGGCCATTGCTAAAATGGTTGTAGAAAAGGTTCAAGAACGATTCCATCTTTAG
- the LOC141890407 gene encoding techylectin-5B-like, which translates to MHRQGNLYLHSNTTVFIHSQFVMGNKLAHITLSVFYVMLWMSNDVTAGQQCKTVESLVRGKALKGHKFKSVKVGHPVECHAVCEKDHMCQSYNFFILKKLCELNNRTKETSPQDFVSDEMRFYMGIWRPGVYIYKSCAEAFKSGGKISGVYKIDPDGLGDHFKVYCDQTIAGGGWTVFQRRQDGSVDFYRDWDAYKRGFGNLKGEFWLGLDKIHRLTVKDSKKLRVDLEDNLGNTAFAEYSSISVASEQAKYQLRVGTYSGTAGDSLRNNDGHAFFTKDRDYDSHSGKMCAVSYTGAWWYSDCHSSNLNGRYLNGEINWQGMSWYHWKNSYLSLKRSEMKIRP; encoded by the exons ATGCATCGACAAGGCAACCTATACCTACACAGTAACACTACAG TCTTCATACATTCACAATTTGTCATGGGTAACAAGTTGGCGCATATCACCTTGTCCGTGTTCTACGTGATGTTGTGGATGTCTAACGATGTGACAGCTGGCCAACAGTGCAAGACGGTCGAAAGTTTAGTGCGTGGAAAAGCTCTCAAAGGTCACAAATTCAAATCAGTGAAGGTCGGACATCCAGTGGAATGCCATGCTGTTTGTGAGAAAGATCACATGTGCCAAAGCtacaattttttcattctcaaaaagCTTTGTGAGCTGAATAACAGAACTAAAGAAACGAGTCCCCAAGACTTTGTATCCGATGAGATGAGATTTTACATGGGGATCTGGCGACCAGGAG TCTACATATATAAGAGCTGCGCTGAAGCTTTTAAGTCTGGCGGAAAGATTAGTGGAGTGTACAAGATCGATCCCGATGGTTTGGGAGATCATTTTAAAGTGTACTGTGATCAAACAATAGCAGGCGGGGGCTGGACGGTCTTTCAAAGAAGACAAGACGGCTCCGTAGATTTCTACCGGGACTGGGACGCCTACAAACGGGGCTTTGGCAATCTGAAAGGAGAATTTTGGCTTGGGCTGGACAAGATTCACCGACTGACTGTAAAAGACAGTAAGAAGCTTCGCGTGGATCTGGAAGACAATCTTGGAAATACGGCCTTTGCAGAATACAGTTCCATTAGTGTGGCAAGCGAGCAGGCAAAATATCAGCTGAGAGTGGGGACATACTCAG GCACTGCAGGAGATTCTCTTCGCAATAACGACGGCCACGCATTTTTCACAAAGGATCGTGACTATGATAGCCATAGCGGGAAAATGTGTGCAGTAAGTTATACTGGCGCCTGGTGGTACAGCGACTGCCACTCCTCAAACCTGAATGGTCGGTATCTTAATGGCGAGATCAACTGGCAGGGAATGAGCTGGTATCACTGGAAGAATAGCTATCTCTCTCTCAAAAGGTCCGAGATGAAGATACGCCCATAA